The segment TTGCCATTGAGCTATCCCTTATTTACCGATAGAAAATCAAATGATTGGCTAAGTTATCACCTGACGTTAAATGATTTTGGTCTACCAGAGCAAGAACAAAAGTGGTTAGCTGAATTTTCTTCATTATCAAGTCGTAAATCGTGTTGTCTTGCAATCACATTATGAGGGTAATATTGATGAGCGACAAAAAATTGCGAATACTAATGATAATTACTATCAATTCGTGGTGTGTTTGATATTATCTGACATCTTGACGAAAAGAGATGAATGCGTGAATCAAATTTCGCTTTTAATGGTTAGTCGATGAATGGCACAATCATCGATATAAATTTTTTTATACAACACAAAATAAGAGAGTAAAGGCCAACTGATGCGTAAATTAACAGCTTCTATTCTATTGGCGATCGGCTTAATGGGCACGGCATCCGCAGAAACAACACCCGCTGTCACACCTACTACACCAGTAGCTAACCAAGGTTCAACAGCAGCTCCTGCAAATACACCTTCCACAACGGAAGTGACTGCGACTCCTGCAACGACAACTCCAGCAGCAACACCGGAATCTGTCGTGACAAATACGGTAGTGACTGAAAATGTTGAGATTGCGACTGAAGCTCACGGTGGCGGTTTTGATCAGGATTTATCGGTTTGGGGTATGTACCAAAACGCAGATGTTGTTGTAAAAACGGTGATGATTGGTCTGTTACTCGCATCTGTGATTACATGGGCGCTATTCTTATCCAAAGGAAGTGAGATTTTAATTGCACGTCGTCGTTTAAAAGATGAAGCAAAAGCAATTGCAGAAGTAAAATCTCTTGATGAAGCGGTATCTATCGCGGAAGGGTTTAAAGCGGGTAGCATTACGCGCATGTTATTAGCTGAAGCGACAACAGAAAGAGCGCTTTCGGCGAACAGCCAAGATCTTGCTGGTATTAAAGACCGTACAGGTTTCCGTTTAGAAAGAGCGGTTGCTGCAATCAGCCGTTATATGGGACGTGGAAATGGTTATTTAGCAACAATTGGTGCGATTTCTCCATTTGTCGGTCTATTCGGTACCGTGTGGGGGATCATGAACAGCTTCATTGGTATTGCTCACTCTCAAACCACAAACTTAGCGGTTGTTGCTCCAGGGATCGCAGAAGCGCTGCTGGCAACGGCAATCGGTCTTATCGCCGCGATTCCTGCGGTGGTTATCTATAATATTTTTGCTCGTATGATCAACAACTATCGTGGTCAAGTGGGTGATGTTGCTGCACAAGCAGCGTTGTTACTGGGGCGTGACCTCGATCTGGCAAACAGCAAAGCAAGGTAATTATTATGGCAATGCGTTTAGGTGACGAACAAGACGATAGCGGTGAAATGCATGAGATCAACGTAACACCGTTTATCGATGTTATGTTGGTTCTGCTGATTATCTTTATGGTTGCAGCGCCATTGGCTACCGTTGATATTAAAGTCGACTTACCTGCTTCCACTGCGAAGCCTCAGCCTCGACCAGAAAAGCCAGTATTCTTAACTGTGAAATCAGATAGTCAGCTATTCATCGGCGAGCAAGCGGTCAGTAAAGAACAATTAGGTTCAACTCTTGATCAAGCGACAAACACCAATAAAGAAACCACAATTTTCTTCCAAGCGGATAAAAGTGTGGATTATGAAACGATGATGGATGTAATGAATGCATTGCGTCAATCGGGATATCTTAAGATTGGCTTAGTCGGAATGGAAGCAACAGCAGCTAACGCTAAATAGCTAAGTTGTTTCACGTAATAATGCGTTTTATCTCTGTATCTCGGGTGATATTTTCACGTTGATGCTTTGAGATAAAACGCATTTTTTTATGCCTATCAATTTTTATACACCCTATCTTTTGCATATTCTTGCAACATTTTTGCTAAAAAAATGCTCTCTCTTTATAGTTTCACAAACAAAAGGTTTAATTTTATTCGGAATTTCTTCTGATTTTATTTAAGTTAGAGTAATTTTAAATTCTGCTCACATAAAATCACTTTTAAAAAAGGCTTGATAAGGTTAATTGAAAATAAACCATCCATATTGTACGGGATTATTCACATACAGAGTAATTTCACCAAATACTCCAATTGAGAGTATTCATTTTGGAGTATTTGGTGTGGGTTACTATGGAACTTGCTGATTATTAGAATAATCATGAATAAAGGTGATATCATCGTTCAAAATAACAGCAGAGTTAAGCTGTTAGATGAAGTTCAGACAAAAAGAGAGAATAATAAAAATTATTAATACATTTAACTCTAATTGAAATGATAAAAAAAGCGAGTAAATAAGCTAGGTAATTTTATTAATATAAGTGTTATTAATAAAATTATTTTAAATGTACTTGAATAATGAAATATAAATATGTAATTACTGTTATAAATACCAAACTGATGTTTTTATTGGTAATTTTAAGTCTAATTTGTTGTTATTTAATGTGTTTTTTACCATCCATTAATAATCCTTAAATAAAATAAAAAAACACTTGCGCAACATTTCATGAGCGCTATAATGCAGCCAATAACATTTAGAAATACTTTTTAATAACTTTTCATCTCGAGTTTTTTATTTTTCAATTTACTAATGCTAGGGAATAAATAAAGTACTAGTTGATACTTGATTAGGCTTTATATTAAAAATAAATATAATCAATCATACTCGAGTGTACGATGTTTAGTTGTTAGATGTAAGTTCGAATGTTATTACTGAAGTCAAATGGGCTGACTTTAGACGACACACAGCAAAATGATGTAATAAAAATATTTCATATTATACTCCTCTATAAATAAGATAAGACTATACTTCCATGCGCCATCATTATGATGGCGTTTTTTTTGTATGTTTATTTATCTTTTAAGCATCAACTGTGCCATCAGAATTTATGTAAAGAATAGACGATATGCTGTGTGATGAAGCATGTGGCTAAATCAATCTTTCTGAGAATATTCATAATTTATTATTTAATGATAAAAAGTATCAGAGTATGATGTGCACCTCTTCGCTGTGGGGCATTTAGCTATATATCATGTAGCAATACATCATGTAGCAACACATCATACAACGGCGAAATTCTTTGCCAGGTGCTGGCTTGAATCATTCTGGAAGTAAAAATGACTTGGTCTGAGTTTAAATCTCACTATCTCATCGGTTTTTGGAAACCGTTACCTGCGGTGATTGCGGCAGGTATCTTATCGACTTATTATTTTGGTTTAACGGGCACTTTTTGGGCTGTAACCGGTGAATTTACCCGCTGGGGTGGGCATATCATGCAGCTATTTGGTGCGCATCCAGAAGAATGGGGCTATTTCAAAGTTATTGGTTTTCAAGGTTCGCCACTTGATCGAATTGATGGTGTGATGATTATCGGTATGTTTGCTGGCTGTTTTGCTGCGGCACTTTGGGCAAATAATGTGAAAATTCGTATGCCGCAGCATCGGGTTCGAATTTTTCAAGCCATCCTCGGCGGGATTATAGCTGGATTTGGCGCTCGTCTCGCCATGGGATGTAACTTAGCCGCATTCTTTACGGGTATCCCTCAATTCTCGTTACACGCTTGGTTCTTTGCTGTAGCGACTGCCGTCGGCTCCTACTTTGGTGCCAAATTCACCCTGCTGCCGATGTTCCGTATCGCGGTAAAATTGAAAAAAGTCTCAACAGCATCGCCATTAACTCAAAATCCGAATACAGCTAAAAAACGCTTTAAGTTAGGCATGGCTATCTTTGCTGTCGCGCTTGCGTGGGGCTTTTATACTCTGCTGGATGCGCCAGTCATGGGCTTTGCTATCTTATGTGGGATTGGTTTTGGTTTACTGATTGAACGCGCCCAAATTTGTTTTACTTCAGCGTTTCGTGATTTATGGATCACGGGTCGTACTCATATGGCGAAAGCGATTATCATTGGTATGGCGGTTAGTGCGATTGGTATTTTCAGTTATGTGCAATTGGGCGCGACACCTAAGATTATGTGGGCAGGCCCAAATGCTGTGATTGGTGGGTTACTGTTCGGATTTGGTATTGTCTTAGCTGGTGGCTGTGAAACTGGCTGGATGTACCGTGCCGTTGAAGGTCAAGTTCATTACTGGTGGGTTGGTTTCGGTAATATTATCGGTGCGACTATCCTTGCGTATTACTGGGATGATTTAGGCCCATGGTTAGCTACAGACTTTGACAAAGTGAACTTGCTCGAGACATTTGGTCCGCAAGGTGGCTTGCTCGTCACATATGTTTTATTAGCTATTGCATTTATTTTGATGCTGGTATGGGAAAAATATTTCTTCCGTAAACGAGCCCAAAAACTGGCGAATACATCCATGGAGGCCGCATGAGCCATAAAGAAATAGTACCAGATTATCGATTAGATATGGTGGGCGAACCTTGCCCGTATCCTGCGGTTGCGACGTTAGAAGCGATGCCATCGTTAAAACCTGGAGAGATATTAGAAGTGGTGAGCGATTGCCCACAATCTATCAATAATATCCCTTTAGATGCAAAAAATTATGGTTATAAAGTGTTGGATATTCAGCAGGATGGGCCGACTATTCGTTATTTAATTCAGAAATAACAAATACGCGTCATATTTTGCACTGTCGCGGTGTTGGCTTCATGCGTTTAGCTCTAGTCACATACTTGTGTATGCTCCTAGGGTCTAACGCATTTGCCGCCTTGCGACAGCACAAACTATTTAGCGTATTTCAGTGATACCCTAAAATATTAAAGCTACCAATCAGTCGTGAAATTACAACTGATTGTTATAGGTGATAGTTCGGTTACTCATCCTGCCAGTTAGCAAGATCTAGCACTAATTCACACTCGTCATCGATATAACCGCCAGTCGGAATAAAGCCAAGTTTCTGGTAAAACTCAAATGGGCTCTCTTCCCCTTCACCACAACTATTATACAGCCGTGGGTAACCTTTCTTTTTCAAGTAACGGATCACTTGAATTAATGCTTCACGCCCAAATCCTAATTTTTGGTAGGGCTCGGCTATCATAAATCGCCATAGCATAATGCCATCGTATTCAAGCTCATCATCATCTAGCCCGGAATGCAGCATAATGAATCCTACAGGGATATCATCCGCATAAATGCCTCGGTACCAAGCACAGTCAGAGAATTGTGCCTCAACCATGGAATAGGCATTATCTGCCACCATGCTACGTTGTGCTTCACTGAGTGTATGGCTCAGCAAACAAATTTCCGAAAAGTTTTCAGCTGTTACCTTCTGCAAGGAGACAACGGAATTTTCATCCACTTCTGGCTCGATGAACTCTATCATAACCATTCCTTCGCTCGAATATTGACCAAAGCTTCACGAGGAAGCTGCTTGAGTTGTTATTATTGAATAATCAAAATTGCTACTGATTTGTTACATGGATGTAATTTAATCAACCAGAGATCGGGTAGGCAGTCAATGACTTAATTGTGGCTATGCAAGCGGGGTCTAAAAAGAAAATGGCAACTTGCGTAAATGCCTGTTGCCATCGTGAAGTCAGGATAAAAAGCTAAATAATATTAATGTTCGGCTTCGCCGCCCAGAACATCAATTAGGCGGGCGATTAAGGCGCTGAGTTCGCCTGTCATCAGAATATAATCAGCATCAAATTTCTGAGCGAAATCTTCTTTAGGGATATCGTCATTTTGCTCTTTTAGTTTTTCACTGAATTTTAGTTTCTTCAGGGAGCCGTCATCTGACAGCATAAACTGAACGCGCTCTTCCCAATCTAACGATAATTTCGTCACTAATTTTCCAGCTTCAATATGGGTGGCAATTTCATCAGAAATTAAGTCTTGTTTCTTACAACGGATGATCCCGCCTTCTTCTAAAATCGCTTTTAGCTCCGCTTCATCCATAGCAGCAAAACCTTGAGGTAATGCGCCAGAACGTACCCATTCAGTCAGCGTTAATTCAATCGGGTCTTTAAAGGTCAAGGGAACAACAGGAAGCGAGCCTAAGCTTTTGCGTAATAACGCTAAATTATCTTCAGCGCGTTTAGCACTAGCAGCATCGACTATAATCAGTTGATTAACGGTATCAATCCAAATGTAGGTTTTACTGAATTTACTGAATGCGCGCGGAAGTAAGTCATGAACCACTTCATCTTTTAGCGAGGCTTTTTCCGTTTTTTTCAGTTGGCGACCTTGGTCTGCTTCTAATTTTTCAATTTTCTCTTGTAATGCTTGCTTGATCACGGGGGATGGCAGCATCTTATCTTCTTTCTTGGCACAAATAAGAATTTGATTATTTGCAGCATGGGTAAGTGCATCTGCCCCACGCATTGGCGGAACCCAGCCCGTTTTCATCATGTCTTGGCTTCCACAAGGGGTATAAGCTAGCGGCGCAAGTTGTCTTTCCAGATCATCCGCGGAGAGTGCCAAATCCCGATTCAGGCGATAGACCAATATATTCTTGAACCACATGAAAAACCTACCTTTGTCATTAAAAACATGTTTAGCAAGGCGGACATGATAGCGAATTGTCCGTTATTAAGCGAAAAAAAATGCCCGCCATTTTGCGGGTTTTACTTTCTATAAAGGTCGTCTAATAATGTAAGCAGGCAATTAAATGAAAAATCGATAATAAGCGAGTGCCATTATGAGAATAGGGATTGATTTAGGCGGTACAAAAATTGAAGTGGTCGCGCTGGATG is part of the Providencia zhijiangensis genome and harbors:
- the exbB gene encoding tonB-system energizer ExbB, giving the protein MRKLTASILLAIGLMGTASAETTPAVTPTTPVANQGSTAAPANTPSTTEVTATPATTTPAATPESVVTNTVVTENVEIATEAHGGGFDQDLSVWGMYQNADVVVKTVMIGLLLASVITWALFLSKGSEILIARRRLKDEAKAIAEVKSLDEAVSIAEGFKAGSITRMLLAEATTERALSANSQDLAGIKDRTGFRLERAVAAISRYMGRGNGYLATIGAISPFVGLFGTVWGIMNSFIGIAHSQTTNLAVVAPGIAEALLATAIGLIAAIPAVVIYNIFARMINNYRGQVGDVAAQAALLLGRDLDLANSKAR
- the exbD gene encoding TonB system transport protein ExbD produces the protein MAMRLGDEQDDSGEMHEINVTPFIDVMLVLLIIFMVAAPLATVDIKVDLPASTAKPQPRPEKPVFLTVKSDSQLFIGEQAVSKEQLGSTLDQATNTNKETTIFFQADKSVDYETMMDVMNALRQSGYLKIGLVGMEATAANAK
- the yedE gene encoding selenium metabolism membrane protein YedE/FdhT, whose translation is MTWSEFKSHYLIGFWKPLPAVIAAGILSTYYFGLTGTFWAVTGEFTRWGGHIMQLFGAHPEEWGYFKVIGFQGSPLDRIDGVMIIGMFAGCFAAALWANNVKIRMPQHRVRIFQAILGGIIAGFGARLAMGCNLAAFFTGIPQFSLHAWFFAVATAVGSYFGAKFTLLPMFRIAVKLKKVSTASPLTQNPNTAKKRFKLGMAIFAVALAWGFYTLLDAPVMGFAILCGIGFGLLIERAQICFTSAFRDLWITGRTHMAKAIIIGMAVSAIGIFSYVQLGATPKIMWAGPNAVIGGLLFGFGIVLAGGCETGWMYRAVEGQVHYWWVGFGNIIGATILAYYWDDLGPWLATDFDKVNLLETFGPQGGLLVTYVLLAIAFILMLVWEKYFFRKRAQKLANTSMEAA
- the yedF gene encoding sulfurtransferase-like selenium metabolism protein YedF, which produces MSHKEIVPDYRLDMVGEPCPYPAVATLEAMPSLKPGEILEVVSDCPQSINNIPLDAKNYGYKVLDIQQDGPTIRYLIQK
- a CDS encoding GNAT family N-acetyltransferase, producing the protein MIEFIEPEVDENSVVSLQKVTAENFSEICLLSHTLSEAQRSMVADNAYSMVEAQFSDCAWYRGIYADDIPVGFIMLHSGLDDDELEYDGIMLWRFMIAEPYQKLGFGREALIQVIRYLKKKGYPRLYNSCGEGEESPFEFYQKLGFIPTGGYIDDECELVLDLANWQDE
- the rdgC gene encoding recombination-associated protein RdgC, translating into MWFKNILVYRLNRDLALSADDLERQLAPLAYTPCGSQDMMKTGWVPPMRGADALTHAANNQILICAKKEDKMLPSPVIKQALQEKIEKLEADQGRQLKKTEKASLKDEVVHDLLPRAFSKFSKTYIWIDTVNQLIIVDAASAKRAEDNLALLRKSLGSLPVVPLTFKDPIELTLTEWVRSGALPQGFAAMDEAELKAILEEGGIIRCKKQDLISDEIATHIEAGKLVTKLSLDWEERVQFMLSDDGSLKKLKFSEKLKEQNDDIPKEDFAQKFDADYILMTGELSALIARLIDVLGGEAEH